GCTGCGCGCTTCCCATGAACGATGTGCCTGCTTCACCTTCCCCATCACCGAGGATCCGGTCCGAGGCTTGAGCACAGCTTCATGGGCGTGAGCAATGGTGCGTCGCCGCCGGAGGACTGCGCAGGACTTGAGAAGTGCCGCTCGACGCACCACGACCTGATCGCTCGTAGGACGCACGCCGACTTGAAAAAAACCGACAAATCGCTACGCTTTTGCGCGCCGGTTTTTGAACATCAGAGAGGAGAACGTCATGTCCATCGAGCTCTTGCGGCAGATCGCCGCCGCACCACTTCCGGCATCCTTCGCCACCCCGAAAGATGTCGACGCCGTCAGGATCCTGCGCCAAGCGGGCCTGGTCATCGCCGTACCTGAGGAGCCGCCGGCGGGCGCGGTCAAAGTCGTCGCCATCACAGAGAAAGGCAACGAGGAACTGCTGCGATTGCACTATCCGCAGTACCGGGCGTCCGATCCCGTGCCCAAGTCCTCCTGGCTCCAGCTGGCCGCGCAGCGGGCGCGATCCGTTCTCCGAGAAGCGGGGCGGGCCGGAAAGGGCCGGTTCTAAGGGGACCCGCAGGCGCATTCGGGCTGCTAAAAGTCAATTAAATCAACGACTTGCAGCGCTTGCCAACCCCGAAAAACGCCTGTTTGAGGCACAGCTGTGGCACAGCAAATCTGGCGCAGACACAAGCCAAGTGTGAGGGTTCTCGTCGCATCTTGACGGGTTCGCTGTCCTATCGTGTTCGCGAAATGGAGCTGTGTGCATTCTCGCGGCCGTATAGCGCAGGCCCGGCCGTAGAACCATGCAGTCCGCGCGCCACGGGCCGCCTGCATGCGGCCAAAAGCAGACATCAAGCGAGCCGGGTCGCGTCGAGTAGGCTTCTTCCATGAGCTACCAAATCTCGTCGCGCCGAACGGTCACTTGGCAAGAGTTCGCTGCATTGATGGAGTCGGCTGGGTGGGGAGAGGGATACGACGAGGATTTGTTTCGACGGTCGAACTCCGCCTACCCGCTGGTCGTGCATGCGCGCTCTCACGAGGGCTTCTTGCTCGGCTACGTCTCTGCGTTCAGCGATGGAGCGTTCACCACGATGTTGGGTGAACTGGTCGTTCGTCCAAACGCCCAGCGCTTGGGCATAGGACGCGCACTCATCGGCGCAGTCGAGGAAGCGTTTCCCGGCATTCCCGTCTACGTAAAGGCCCTGGGAGAAGCCAAGCGATTCTTTGAGGCTTGTGGCTATCGCCGCCCCACGAGCGAGATGACGGTAATGTTCAAGAAGCCGCCGCTGGTTTCAGCCTAGACCCGGTGACGGCAAGATTCGGCCACGATCGGACACTGGGCAGCGCAGACAGCGGAAGCAAGCTGGAGAAATCTTCGAACATCCATGACACTGACACCCGACGACTGGCCTCATGCCGCCGACATCCAGGCCTCGTTGGCGGCGCAGTTCGCTCTGCCGCCCTTGCCTCCACCGATGCAGGAATGGTTCACCTGGTGTCGCAGCATGGGAACCCATTCACTCGTGCTGAGCGAGGCAAATTGGCGCGAGGGTTGCCATAGCGAGCTTACCGGCTCGGGTGCGGTCGATGTGCCCGGCCTCCTGGCGTCCATGGAGGGCTACCGTTTCATCCTGGATCAGGAGGCGAGTACGCCGACGCATCTAGTGTGGAGCGATGCCGTGGAAAGCGGTGAATGGCAGCCGCACTGGGTGGTCCTGCAAAATGCCAACGGCGATCCGTTGATTGGTGACATCAGCCAGGCCGAAGTGCCGGTGCTCTGGGACTGGCACGGAAGCGGCCGCTGGTCGCCGCAGCCGCTGTTCCCGAATCTTCGAATGCTGATGGAGCGCATCGAAATCAATGCGCCAGATCTGGCAGAAGAGGTTTCGTCCAAGGTTTTTTTCTACACGGCGCACCTGACGGACCTAGGCCCTCAGCCCCTGCAGGTGCTGACCGCGCTCAAGGCGCATCCTGACTACAGGCACCTCGCCGGCGCAAGCCTGCTGAAGCTCAAGCATCAATTGCCCTTGCCGCTTTTGGTCGACAACGTCAGCTTAGCAGCGAAGGATTCTTGGGTGCATCGCTTCGAAGCGCTTGGCGCTCGAGTAGCGGTCGTCGAACGTGAGCTGAGAACATCCGCAAACCGCAACTGAATTTGCTTAAGCGCGCGCTCGCGGCAGATCCTTCCAGCACGTCGTGTAGTTGGGCGTCTTCAGCTCCTGCTTCATCGTCCAAGTCCGATCGGACCCACCAACGCCGGCGCTGGCCAGCTGGATCGACCCGCGGCCGTAGCGCGTGTTCAGGGCATCGAACGTGCCCTGGGGCATCGTGCGACCGGCCGCTTTTAGCGGCAGAACCGGATGTTCGCCTGCGCGGCAGAATTCGGCCAGAACCGGACGTTCGCCTGTGCCGCAAAATTCGGCCAGAAGCGGACATTCTTCCATCCATAAAATGACTGAAATCGAAGTCCAAAGCTTTTTGTTGGCCTCGTTGAAGCGTGCACTTTCGAGCGTAGTGGTGAGCAGTTTGCGCCAGGCTTCAATTGACGCAGATTGCACGCGAAAGATTGTCAGCCTTCTCTATGAAATAGACCCGGCGGCAACTGCAGAGGACAGAGACTTGCTCGCGATAGCAGCGACGGAGGTCATCGCCGACTTTTCCTCGCCGTGGCGTATTCATGAGCACTACTCGGTGGCGCCAACTTTGTCGCCCCTTGCACAGGTGGGTTACCGCCGCGTCGCAGCACGGGGCCCGTAAGCCCCCCATCGCCCAACACCGGACCTTCGCTGCGGTCGCTCAATGAACTCTCGTCTATGAACATCCAGGAAGCGAGCTCCTCCGATGTGCCGATGATTGCCGCTGTTCTACAAGAGGCGGCTGAATGGCTCGCCGGCGACGGTCGAGCTCTTTGGTCAGCAGCCGAAATCGGTCACGAACGCGTCCTGCGGGACGTAAGCAGGGAGCTCTTCCACGTTGCCCGGCAAGGCGAACACGTGGCTGGCGTCATGAAGTTCGAGTTGGAGGACGCCCATTTTTGGCCCGAGGTCCTGGCTGGCACCTCAGCATTTGTTCACAAGCTCGCCGTTCGCCGAGCGTGGGCGAAGAAGGGGGTCTCGACCGAGCTCCTGTCCTATGCGCGGACACGAGCCCAAGAGCTTGGGCGTGCTCACCTTCGCCTGGACTGCGTCGCGGACCGCCGAGGGCTACGAAGTCTCTATGAGAGCTTCGGATTCGAGCTGCATAGCGTGGTAAAGATAGGAGCCACTTCGTTTGCGAGGTATCAACTCTCGACGGTTGAACTGTAGGGCCTGCGAATCCACCGCCATCAGGAGACATTGCTTGAGTGAATCGTTTCTTATCCTCAGCCGCCGATTTGGCGGCGACATTCGCGACCCATCTGACAGCGACTTGGAAGACGCGCTGAGGCAGGTCTTCATCGAAAGCCATCCTCACCTGACCGAAGCCGACTACGAGGAGCATCGTGGCGCCTTCCTTCGCTTCGGAAGCGACGAGGGGCCAATGTTCGTTGTCTACGTCTACCGCCGCGGAGATGTCGTGTTCGAGCAGTGGGCTGATGCGGACTACGAGGACGAGCTTGTCGCCGCGCTGCACCTGCATCGGGTGACCTTTGACGATGCGCTGCGACTCTGGAAACGGTGCGATCCCACAGTCGGCCGGCCAACTGGTCCATCTGTGGGATCCTGATCGCACAGCGAGCAGGCGGTCTGTGAAAGCCAACCATCAGCCAACCGCGCTAGTGTCTTCTTCCTGGGGCCAAACTTGGCGCTCCCAGCGCCTCAAGCTCGGCAACACCGGCTTTTAGCACTGTCGGGTAGCGGCGCAGCCGAACGTGTGGAGTTCCAATCGGCAGCAAACGCTCGCAAGGTGACACTAGCGCACACAGGGTCTCACTTGTGGGCAAGCTCTGCGTCGACGATCTGGTGCAGCACGGCGCCGGGATCCGTGTCATCCGTCAAGGCACGGATTTCCGTGAGGTCCTCATCGTCCATCTTCAGTTTCTCCGCCATGCGCAGCGACAGCTTGAGCAGCGCCGTCATCTCACGCTCGTTCAGAAGATTGATTTGCAAGTCCAAATGGTGCCTGCGCTCGCTGACCTCGGAAGCCATGTTCTGGCTGATGAGAATCAACACCGAAAGGAAAATGGCTTCCAAAGAAACCAGGAAGAGCAGAAAGGTAAACGGGTAGGGATCGACACGAATGAACACTTCGTTCACCGCGATCCATGCTGCAAATACGGCCACGTTGGCCCAAAGAAAGGCCACGGTACCGCAGAACGCCGCTGCCTTGGCGACCGCTTTATAGAGCCACGGCTTGGAGCGCTTTTCCTTATCCTCTAGACAAAGAATTGATTCGATGTTGCGGTGCGTCAATTCAGTCACGCCGACCGGCTCAGGGGCGCTCTTGCGAGTCATAAGGGTTTCACTCCTACAGCGGTTCACCCGCAGGCTTGCGGGCCGGTCGCGCGTGATTGACAGCTGCGCCAGCGGACTGCTGTACGTCGGCGCAGTTCGCCTCGCTGCCAGGCCCGGTCTCCACGTGCGGCAGGAGTGGCCCAAGAGGTGCAGTCAGTGGATGGATCAGGTCGGGTCTCGTTGTCGAGCGGGGCGCGATAGACACGCAGATGTTGTCTGCCGGTGATCTTCATCGTCCGGTTGTCCGGGCCGATGTTGATCGCATAACCCGCCGCGTCGGTGGTCTTGCGCCAGATCGAGCAATAGCAGCGCATGAACGGAAGGAATTCGTTCGACTCGGCACAGAGCTTGACGCTGCCGCAGTGGCAAGAACCTTCGAGATGCATGGCGTGTCTGGGTTAGGACGTAGGGGATGACGTTCGCGTTGGATCCTGCAGATCAGCGAGGAATTCTTTGGGCGCGCGGCCGGCCGTCGGGATTGGCGCCGGTTGCGCGTGGCTGAGCCGGCTCCCGGCCGATGCCGCTCAGCCCGCTTCGTCAGACCCTGCGCTGGCACCCATGTGGGCGGTGGATCAGCTCGCTTTCTCTGCGTTGCGCCGGCGTGTGGCCGCGGCCTTCTTGGCGGATTCGGATCGCTCGGCAGCCGTGCGGCGGCCCGATGCCGCGCCACCCGCATGTCCGCCCTTGCGCGATGGTGCGTGGTTCAGCGGGCGGCCGCGACCGGAGCCGCTCTTCTTGCCACCACCACTCTCGGCGTTGACGGTCGCGTAGGCGCGTCGCTCGGCTTCGGGCTTGGAAACGCCGCGCTTCTCGTAGCCTTCCTCGATGTGTTCCGTCTGGCGTCTTTGCTTGTCCGTGTAGGACGACTTGTCACCTCTTGGCATGTTGCGCTCCTGGTCTAAATTGGCCGCGGACGTCCTTCGGCCGACCGTCTTTTATGGGCGCAGCGCGCCGCAGGCGGTGTAGGTCAGTGCTGAACGCGCTTGCCCGAGGTTGGCGATGCCGCTGCGACCCTGCCCATGGCACGGCCTCCCGCATTTCTGGGGGACTTGCATGTCCCCATCAACATGGCGGTGTCGCCACCTTATGGATGGATGCTGCGCAAGATGGCCGCACGCATCGGTGCGACCGTCCAGGACGTCCAGGCAAGTCATGCGGTCTTCATGACGCAGCCGAAGGAGGTTACCGATGTGATCGATCATGCCGCGCGGCACCCCGGCGGTACGAAGTGAGACTCGTGCATTCTTAGACGAACGTCGAGCGCAGTGCTCGAGCTCCTTGCGTCAGCCGCTGCGGGGGCCCTTGTTGCGCCCGTTTTCTGCCGCGATGGCCACCGCAAGAACCGAAGCGGCACGCGCTACGCGACCCCGGGCCCGGCGCGGCAGAGGTCGGCAGGCATGCTCATCCATTCTGCTGCTCGCGGGCATCTTGTTCAGGTGATTCCCGCGCTGGCCGCCGCCCCAGCAAATCCCGCTCGATCACTCAGTTCAGCGTGGAGAGGTAGGCAGCCATGTCCCTGGCATCCCGCTCGTTGATGCCCATGGCCGGCATGGATGTGAGTGGGTCGACGGCCTTCGGGTCGCGCAACCAACGGATCATGTTTTCGGGGTTGTTGACGAGCTTTCCTGCGATCTTCGACCGTCGGGCGATGCCCGCCAGTGGCGGCCCGACCGCGGGCGTGGAGCCCGAGATCCCGGGGATGGTGTGGCAGGCGTTGCAGGCGTATTGGTACAGGGCGCGCTCGCCCCGGTCCAAACCTGCCAGCGGCGCCCGAGCACGGGCCGCCACCACCAACCAGCCGACACGCTCGAGGCCGCGCGCGAAGCCTTCGAGGTATTGCGAATAGGGCCTGATACTCGCCATCTGCATTTGGCTCACGCCAAACACTGCGGATGCCGGCCCATCCCTGCCGGCATCCGCGCCCAGATGGCCGCCAGAGGAATTCCGATGCCGGTTCGCGACACGCCGCCTGATGCGAGCGGAGCCCACCCACGCGCGGCACGCCGCTAGTGGCTTGCGAGGCGACGCTAGGATGATTTTTGCCGGCTGAACACCGGCGCACTCCTGCCCTGGCGGCCGCCGTGCCACTCGATGCGATGTCCGTGTTTCATTCCTTCAGAACAGTTCGCTGTGGTCCCGTTGAAGGACACCCTCGCCGGCCAGCTTGCGCATGCCGCCGGGAACGCGGCTGCAACGCCCGCTCAGTCCGATCTACGCAAGAAGTCGAGCGTCAATCTGTCGCGCGTTCCATCGTAAAGCCGGTCTAGGACTGAGCCAAAGATTGGCTCCTCAGGCAAAGCCGCCTCGAACAAGGTCATGCATGAGCACAGTTTCAGGTCGTCTGGAGAGCCCAGAATTTGGTTCACCGTGCGTCCTTGAATGGTCATGACGAGCCCGCTGCACTCCCGAAGTCGTCCGCCAAGCACCGCGTGATTGACGTATGCCTGTGCGTCCGATTTGCCGGCAAGCCCGTAGAAGCGGGCGGTCGAACTCTGACCCAGTACGGCAAGCTGTGGAAAGATGAACCACATCCAGTGGCTGCGTTTTCTTCCCGCCCTCAGTTCCTCCAGCACGTCGGCGTAGACCATTTCCTGAGCTTGCAAGAAGCGCGACGGGTCGAATGTGGTCTCGTTCATGTTGCTTTGCTCCTGAGGGCTGGGCGTTGCGAGGCAAGAGCTCTACTGAATCGCCCCGGATTTCCTAGACACTTTTGAGCCGTTGGGAATGGCGGCGTTCGAACTCTACCGGCGAAGTATCTCCGGCAGTGCCGTGGCGCCGCTTTGGGTTGTAGAACATCTCGATGTAGTGGAAGACATCGGCCTTGGCGGCATCGCGCGTTGGATAGATCTGGCGGCGGATGCGTTCGCGCTTGAGCAACTGGAAGAAGCTCTCGGCCACCGCGTTGTCATGGCAGTTGCCGCGACGGCTCATGCTGGAGATCAGATTGTGGTCGCGTAGGAAGTCCTGCCAGTCATGCCCAGTGAACTGACGGCCCTGATCCGAATGCACCGTGACTGGCTGCTTGGGTCGACGACGCCACAAGGCCATCACCAGCGCATCGAGCACCAGGCCGGTATCGATGCGGTTACCCATGGACCAGCCGACCACCTGACGCGAGAACAGATCGACCACCACGGCCAGGTACGGCCAGCCCTCATGAGTGCGGATGTAGGTGATATCGGTCACCCAGGATTGATTGGGCTCAGCCACGGTGAACTGGCGCTGCAGGTGGTTGGGCGCGACGACCGCAGGCTTGCCACCACGCATGCCAGGGCGACGGCGATAGCCGGTCTGCGAGCGCAGTCCTTCGAGTTTGAGCAATCGGGCCACGCGGTGCTTGCCGCAGGACTCGCCCAGATCGCGCATGTCCAGGGTGAGCTTGCGGTAGCCGTACACGCCACCGCTCTCCAACCACGCGTGTTTGAGCAGGCCCAGCAGCCGTTGATCGTCCTGGGCACGGGGGCTCATCGGATCGGCCTTCCAGGTGTAGTAGCCACTGGGGTGCACCTTCATACACAAGCACATGCGGCGCACGCTGTGCTCCTGTGCATGCCGCTCGATAAATGCGTACTTCACCCGGACTGCTTGGCAAAGTACGCTGCGGCCTTTTTTAAGATATCGCGCTCCTCGGTCACACGCTTGAGTTCAGCCTTCAGGCGGCGCATCTCGTCGGCTTGCGAGCCCTGCGCTTGGTGCTGGTTAGGCGACATCTGCCTGGCTTTGATCCATTGATACAGGCTGTGCTGGCTGACGCCAAGCCGGGCCGACACATCGGCCACCTTGTGGCCTCGTTCGGTGATCTGCTTGACCGCTTCGATCTTGAATTCTTCGGGGTATCTCTGCTTGCTCATGGCACCTCCTATTGGGCCTCAGGTTTGAGGCTCAGAGGTGTCTAGAAAACCCAGGGCGATTCAGGGAGACGATCGCCAAGATGCATGTCGAGTTGCAGCAAGGTTACTGTTCTCACCCTGACGCGGGTTCATCTTGCAGCGCCAACATCATCCGCTCACACATAGTTCAGCGCGCCGTCGGCTTGGGGGCAATCGCCGAGAACGGGCACGTCCTCTCATTCGGCTAAACCCTATGCCGTGAATAAGTTATCTTCGTTAACATTTGGCTTTGCATCGTGCCGGGAGATCCAAGTGCCCATGCTCTACCTTAGCTTTTTAGGAGTGATTCGCTTTTGCCTGCAGCTTTTCGAGGACAGTGGATGCGGTGATTACCTCGGGCCCGCGCCGCTATTGCCGGCGGCTGAGCAAGACGCTTTGATACAGGCGCGTTTGGCCTTTGCGAGCCAGCCATGGCTGTGAGCAGTCATCGATTCGATAGATCGGCTTGTGTGAAAGGATTGCGCTGGTCGCCGATCAACAATGACTGGATGGCAGCGTACGCCCGCGCCGGTCGTCGACGTTCGATCGAGGCATGTGGCTGAAGTCCTTCGGCGCGTGCGTGGTCACTCAATCAAGAATGGCGCCCTGATTGCGTGCTATCGAGATAGCGGCCCATTGAGGATTCAGCCCGGTTCGACCGGATTTCAGCCCGCGTTTGCGCGCGACGCGTTCGCTGGTGGCAAGCGCTTCTCAAGGTCGATGTGTGCCGCTTGAGTAATACAAAACCCCAGGAGTTGAGATGGCAGAAAGAAGGGCCGTTCTGGTCATCGGTGCTGGCGACGCAACGGGCGGTGCGATCGCCAAGCGCTTTGCGCGCGAAGGCTATGTGGCTTGTGTCACCCGTCGAAGCCTTGACAAGCTTCAGCCCCTGCTCGAGTCGATCCGCGCCGAAGGCGGCGAAGCGCACGGCTTCGGCAGTGACGCACGCAAGGAAGACGAGATGGTCGCCTTGATCCACAAGATCGAGACCGACATCGCGCCCATCGAAGCGGCCATTTTCAACATAGGTGCTAACGTGCGCTTCGGCATCGCCGAGACCACGGCGCGCGTCTATTTCAAGGTCTGGGAGATGGCCTGCTTCGGCGGCTTCCTGATGGGCCGTGAAGCAGCCAAGGTGATGGTGCCGCGCGGCCGCGGCACCATTATCTTCACGGGGGCCACTGCGAGCTTGCGTGGTCGGGAGGGTTACGCCGCCTTCGCCGGCGCTAAACATGCGTTGCGCGCACTTGCGCAGAGCATGGCACGCGAGCTATGGCCCAAAGGCATCCATGTGGCTCATCCGGTGGTCGATGGCGCCATCGACACCGAGTTCATCCGAACCCAGTTTCCGGACCGCTATGCGAGTCGCGAGCACGATGGCATCGTGCAGCCGGAGCACATTGCCGACCTCTACTGGCAGTTGCACATGCAGCCACGTGACGCGTGGACGCACGAACCAGACATTCGTCCCTGGCTGGAGACCTGGTGATGTCTACGGGGAACATCGCCGACGTTTTGGAAGATCGGATTCCGGTTCGCTTCCTGTTCGACTTCGGCAGTCCAAACGCCTACATCAGCCATCGGCTCATCCCGCAGATCGAGTCGCGCAGCGGTGCGAAGTTCGAGTACGAGCCGATCCTGCTGGGTGGGCTTTTCAAGCTCAGCAACAATCGATCGCCCGCCGTGGCGAATGCGGACATTCCGAACAAGCTTTCGTACGAGACCCGAGAACTCGATCGCTTTGTCGAGCGACATGGTTTGAGTCGTTTCCGTCGCAATCCCTTTTTCCCCGTCAATACGCTGCAACTGATGCGAGGGGCGATAGGCGCGCAGCAACTGGGATGTTTCGAACCCTATGTGGAAGCTGTGTTTGCCGGCATGTGGGAACGCGAACTGAAGATGGACGAGCCTGCCACGTTCGCTCAAGAGCTGCGCGCAGCGGGCCTGGACGCGGACGCTCTGATGGGGCTGAGCCAAACGCCCGAGGTCAAGCGTCGTCTGCTCGCAAATACCGAAGCCGCCCATTTGGCCGGGGCGTTCGGGTCGCCGACATTTTTCGTGGTCAGCGAAATGTTCTTCGGCAAAGACCGTTTGCGTGATGTGGAGGAGGAAGTGCTGAGGATTCGCGCAAGCACCAGTTGAACGCTGCGGGCATCGGTACGCATCACCTTTGACGCTGCCGGTGCGCGTCGCGCTGACGAGGCAATGCCGCCCATTTGATATGATGGACATCATTCAATGGGATCGCTCAGGGGCGACACGTTGACACGTGACCGACGCTTGAACCAAGGAGCCCGATGCGCTACGACGCAGAACACAAGCAACGGACCCGCCTTCGAATCCTCCGGCACGCGGCAGCAGCGCTACGGCGACAGGGGCCGCAAGACATCAGCGTCGGTTCGGTCATGCAGGAGGCCGGCCTCACGCACGGCGGCTTCTACGCGCATTTCCCGTCGAAGGACGCGTTGATCGAAGCGTCGATTGCTTTCATGTTCGACGACAGCCTCGCGTTGTGGGAGCGAGCGGCACACGGCAAGCCGGTCGCCGACGGGCTCGCCAGCTACATCGACGCTTACCTATCGGCCTCGCATCTAGAAGCTGTGGACAACGGCTGTCCTTTGGCCGCGCTCGCTACCGAAGCGCCGCGCATGTCGGCGATGGGCCGCCAGGCGTTTACGGCCGGGATCAATGCTTTGACGGCTTTGCTCCAAGAGGCCCTGGACCAACTGGACGCGCCACCGCCGACAGCGCTCGCGACGTCGGTACTTGCCGAGTTGGTCGGTGCCCTCACGCTTGCTCGAATCCAGACGGATGTTGCTCAGGCCACACGAATACTCGAAACGTGCAGGCTCGGATTGAAGCGCCGGCTCGGCCTTGGCGCAGCGTTCGAGACCCGCGCACCACGATCAAAGCGCCAGACACCATGACCCACACGAAGCCAACTGCCATCCCCGTCATGCCCACGCACGGGCTGATCGCATTGCTCGCCGCACTGGCGGCCATCGGCGCGCTGTCCACGAACATCATCCTGCCTGCTTTCCCAGCCATCGCCGTGTCGTTGGGTGTCGCCACGTCGCAACTCGGGCTGACGCTGAGCATCTTCTTCATGGTTTTTGCGGTGAGCCAGCTTCTGGTGGGACCGCTTTCCGATCGCTTCGGCCGGCGACGTCTGGTCATTGGGGGGCTGCTGATCTTCGCCGCCGGCTGCGTCGTCTGTGCGTTAGCCACGGATCTGTCGATGCTGATGCTTGGCCGTGCGGTTCAGGCGGCGGGTGTCTGCGCCGCATCCGTTCTCGCGCGTGCCATCGCACGCGACCTCTTCGAAGGCGAATCGCTGGCGCGCGTGTTGTCCATGGTCATCGTGGCGATGGCGGCGGCGCCGGGTTTCTCTCCGCTTCTCGGCGGGCTGGCAGAGCAGTGGATCGGTTGGCGACTGAGTTTCATGGCCGTGGGTGGCCTGGGGGTTGCACTCGCGATCTGGTATGCGCTGCGGCTCCACGAGACGCACCCGGCCGCCCGGCGAATGCCACTGGCAATCGGGCCGGTGCTGTCGAGCTACCTCGCGCTTCTGAGGGACGCACGCTTCGTGCGGCCCGCGAGCGCCGTGGCCTGTGTCATCGGTGCGCTCTATGGCTTCTTCACCGCAGCGCCGGCCATCCTGATGGGGCCTTTCGGGCTGACGACGCTGGCGCTCGGCGCGTTCTTCGCGGCCACCGTGCCGGTGGTGTTTGCTGCAGGCATCGCCGTGCCACGCCTCGCGCGACGCTGGGGCGCCCAGCGTGTGGCGCGCATCGGCGTCCTTCTCGCGCTGATCGGTGGCGCGCTGATATGGGCGATCGGGATGAGTGCCCACGCGAACCTGACAACCTTCGTGGCGGCACTTTGCATCTTTCTGCTCGGCATGGGAATGGTGAATCCGTTGGGCACCGCTCTCGCTCTCGGTCCGTTCCCTGCACAGGCCGGCGCTGCGTCGG
The sequence above is drawn from the Variovorax sp. J2L1-78 genome and encodes:
- a CDS encoding GNAT family N-acetyltransferase, translated to MSYQISSRRTVTWQEFAALMESAGWGEGYDEDLFRRSNSAYPLVVHARSHEGFLLGYVSAFSDGAFTTMLGELVVRPNAQRLGIGRALIGAVEEAFPGIPVYVKALGEAKRFFEACGYRRPTSEMTVMFKKPPLVSA
- a CDS encoding DUF4113 domain-containing protein, which translates into the protein MQSASIEAWRKLLTTTLESARFNEANKKLWTSISVILWMEECPLLAEFCGTGERPVLAEFCRAGEHPVLPLKAAGRTMPQGTFDALNTRYGRGSIQLASAGVGGSDRTWTMKQELKTPNYTTCWKDLPRARA
- a CDS encoding GNAT family N-acetyltransferase, which gives rise to MIAAVLQEAAEWLAGDGRALWSAAEIGHERVLRDVSRELFHVARQGEHVAGVMKFELEDAHFWPEVLAGTSAFVHKLAVRRAWAKKGVSTELLSYARTRAQELGRAHLRLDCVADRRGLRSLYESFGFELHSVVKIGATSFARYQLSTVEL
- a CDS encoding DUF1003 domain-containing protein produces the protein MTRKSAPEPVGVTELTHRNIESILCLEDKEKRSKPWLYKAVAKAAAFCGTVAFLWANVAVFAAWIAVNEVFIRVDPYPFTFLLFLVSLEAIFLSVLILISQNMASEVSERRHHLDLQINLLNEREMTALLKLSLRMAEKLKMDDEDLTEIRALTDDTDPGAVLHQIVDAELAHK
- a CDS encoding GFA family protein, translated to MHLEGSCHCGSVKLCAESNEFLPFMRCYCSIWRKTTDAAGYAINIGPDNRTMKITGRQHLRVYRAPLDNETRPDPSTDCTSWATPAARGDRAWQRGELRRRTAVRWRSCQSRATGPQACG
- a CDS encoding plasmid stabilization protein, which translates into the protein MPRGDKSSYTDKQRRQTEHIEEGYEKRGVSKPEAERRAYATVNAESGGGKKSGSGRGRPLNHAPSRKGGHAGGAASGRRTAAERSESAKKAAATRRRNAEKAS
- a CDS encoding c-type cytochrome; this translates as MQMASIRPYSQYLEGFARGLERVGWLVVAARARAPLAGLDRGERALYQYACNACHTIPGISGSTPAVGPPLAGIARRSKIAGKLVNNPENMIRWLRDPKAVDPLTSMPAMGINERDARDMAAYLSTLN
- a CDS encoding DUF1810 domain-containing protein yields the protein MNETTFDPSRFLQAQEMVYADVLEELRAGRKRSHWMWFIFPQLAVLGQSSTARFYGLAGKSDAQAYVNHAVLGGRLRECSGLVMTIQGRTVNQILGSPDDLKLCSCMTLFEAALPEEPIFGSVLDRLYDGTRDRLTLDFLRRSD
- a CDS encoding IS3 family transposase (programmed frameshift) — encoded protein: MSKQRYPEEFKIEAVKQITERGHKVADVSARLGVSQHSLYQWIKARQMSPNQHQAQGSQADEMRRLKAELKRVTEERDILKKGRSVLCQAVRVKYAFIERHAQEHSVRRMCLCMKVHPSGYYTWKADPMSPRAQDDQRLLGLLKHAWLESGGVYGYRKLTLDMRDLGESCGKHRVARLLKLEGLRSQTGYRRRPGMRGGKPAVVAPNHLQRQFTVAEPNQSWVTDITYIRTHEGWPYLAVVVDLFSRQVVGWSMGNRIDTGLVLDALVMALWRRRPKQPVTVHSDQGRQFTGHDWQDFLRDHNLISSMSRRGNCHDNAVAESFFQLLKRERIRRQIYPTRDAAKADVFHYIEMFYNPKRRHGTAGDTSPVEFERRHSQRLKSV
- a CDS encoding SDR family oxidoreductase, with amino-acid sequence MAERRAVLVIGAGDATGGAIAKRFAREGYVACVTRRSLDKLQPLLESIRAEGGEAHGFGSDARKEDEMVALIHKIETDIAPIEAAIFNIGANVRFGIAETTARVYFKVWEMACFGGFLMGREAAKVMVPRGRGTIIFTGATASLRGREGYAAFAGAKHALRALAQSMARELWPKGIHVAHPVVDGAIDTEFIRTQFPDRYASREHDGIVQPEHIADLYWQLHMQPRDAWTHEPDIRPWLETW
- a CDS encoding 2-hydroxychromene-2-carboxylate isomerase; amino-acid sequence: MSTGNIADVLEDRIPVRFLFDFGSPNAYISHRLIPQIESRSGAKFEYEPILLGGLFKLSNNRSPAVANADIPNKLSYETRELDRFVERHGLSRFRRNPFFPVNTLQLMRGAIGAQQLGCFEPYVEAVFAGMWERELKMDEPATFAQELRAAGLDADALMGLSQTPEVKRRLLANTEAAHLAGAFGSPTFFVVSEMFFGKDRLRDVEEEVLRIRASTS
- a CDS encoding TetR/AcrR family transcriptional regulator; the encoded protein is MRYDAEHKQRTRLRILRHAAAALRRQGPQDISVGSVMQEAGLTHGGFYAHFPSKDALIEASIAFMFDDSLALWERAAHGKPVADGLASYIDAYLSASHLEAVDNGCPLAALATEAPRMSAMGRQAFTAGINALTALLQEALDQLDAPPPTALATSVLAELVGALTLARIQTDVAQATRILETCRLGLKRRLGLGAAFETRAPRSKRQTP
- a CDS encoding multidrug effflux MFS transporter, with amino-acid sequence MTHTKPTAIPVMPTHGLIALLAALAAIGALSTNIILPAFPAIAVSLGVATSQLGLTLSIFFMVFAVSQLLVGPLSDRFGRRRLVIGGLLIFAAGCVVCALATDLSMLMLGRAVQAAGVCAASVLARAIARDLFEGESLARVLSMVIVAMAAAPGFSPLLGGLAEQWIGWRLSFMAVGGLGVALAIWYALRLHETHPAARRMPLAIGPVLSSYLALLRDARFVRPASAVACVIGALYGFFTAAPAILMGPFGLTTLALGAFFAATVPVVFAAGIAVPRLARRWGAQRVARIGVLLALIGGALIWAIGMSAHANLTTFVAALCIFLLGMGMVNPLGTALALGPFPAQAGAASAMLGFMQMVGAALGATLVTKLDSGSTIATLGVVIVGAQVVALVVLSLPSPAQRAVSAT